One part of the Hippoglossus hippoglossus isolate fHipHip1 chromosome 11, fHipHip1.pri, whole genome shotgun sequence genome encodes these proteins:
- the LOC117770177 gene encoding homeobox protein Hox-A2a isoform X2, with protein sequence MREKKASKRNHLPTSTATTLSNGPVCFSPKGSPEIVESAGGGGGSRRLRTAYTNTQLLELEKEFHFNKYLCRPRRVEIAALLDLTERQVKVWFQNRRMKHKRQTQSKENHNGEGKGPGAEDGIHSDEEDEAPLYERSGALLERDTCSFQNNSLGSAQQLHNGESMGFATASLNSNDKNLKHFPNPSPTVPGCMSTMGPGSASGPDNGDSPPALDVSIHDFQPFSSDSCLQLSDAASPSLSESLDSPVDISTDSFYFFSESLTTIDLQHLNY encoded by the exons ATGCGGGAGAAGAAAGCCTCCAAGAGGAACCACCTGCCCACCTCCACCGCGACAACCCTTTCCAATGGACCCGTGTGCTTTTCCCCAAAAG GCTCGCCTGAGATCGTGGAGAGCGCcgggggaggagggggctcTCGTCGGCTGAGGACGGCGTACACCAACAcccagctgctggagctggagaaggagttcCACTTCAACAAGTATCTTTGCCGGCCGAGGAGGGTGGAGATAGCGGCGCTGCTGGACCTGACCGAGAGGCAGGTTAAAGTCTGGTTCCAGAACCGGCGCATGAAGCACAAGCGGCAGACCCAGAGCAAGGAGAACCACAACGGGGAGGGGAAAGGGCCGGGAGCCGAGGATGGCATCCACAgcgacgaggaggacgaggccCCCCTGTACGAGCGGAGCGGGGCCCTGCTGGAGAGAGATACCTGCTCCTTTCAGAACAACTCCCTCGGCTCCGCGCAACAGCTCCACAATGGAGAGTCCATGGGCTTTGCTACTGCGTCGCTGAACAGCAATGACAAAAATCTGAAACATTTTCCCAACCCGTCACCCACTGTTCCGGGCTGTATGTCAACAATGGGCCCCGGCTCTGCATCTGGCCCGGACAATGGCGACAGTCCCCCGGCCCTGGATGTTTCTATACACGACTTTCAGCCTTTCTCCTCGGATTCCTGCCTGCAGCTCTCCGACGCGGCCTCGCCGAGCCTGTCAGAGTCTCTGGACAGCCCCGTGGACATTTCAACGGACAGCTTCTATTTTTTCTCGGAGTCCCTAACTACAATCGACCTGCAGCATCTAAACTATTAA
- the LOC117770177 gene encoding homeobox protein Hox-A2a isoform X1, whose amino-acid sequence MNYEFERESGFINSQPSLAECLTSFPPVADSFQSSSIKSSTLSRPTLIPPPFEQTIPSLNPGSHPRHGRPRHSPDGCSQLPTASLPPEYPWMREKKASKRNHLPTSTATTLSNGPVCFSPKGSPEIVESAGGGGGSRRLRTAYTNTQLLELEKEFHFNKYLCRPRRVEIAALLDLTERQVKVWFQNRRMKHKRQTQSKENHNGEGKGPGAEDGIHSDEEDEAPLYERSGALLERDTCSFQNNSLGSAQQLHNGESMGFATASLNSNDKNLKHFPNPSPTVPGCMSTMGPGSASGPDNGDSPPALDVSIHDFQPFSSDSCLQLSDAASPSLSESLDSPVDISTDSFYFFSESLTTIDLQHLNY is encoded by the exons ATGAATTACGAATTCGAGCGAGAGAGCGGTTTTATCAATAGTCAGCCGTCGCTTGCTGAGTGCCTGACATCTTTCCCCCCTGTCGCTGATTCATTTCAAAGTTCATCAATCAAGAGCTCGACGCTTTCACGCCCGACACTGATTCCTCCTCCCTTTGAGCAGACCATTCCCAGCCTGAACCCGGGCAGCCATCCGCGGCACGGCCGGCCCAGACACAGCCCCGACGGATGCAGCCAGCTGCCCACCGCCTCCTTACCCCCGGAGTACCCCTGGATGCGGGAGAAGAAAGCCTCCAAGAGGAACCACCTGCCCACCTCCACCGCGACAACCCTTTCCAATGGACCCGTGTGCTTTTCCCCAAAAG GCTCGCCTGAGATCGTGGAGAGCGCcgggggaggagggggctcTCGTCGGCTGAGGACGGCGTACACCAACAcccagctgctggagctggagaaggagttcCACTTCAACAAGTATCTTTGCCGGCCGAGGAGGGTGGAGATAGCGGCGCTGCTGGACCTGACCGAGAGGCAGGTTAAAGTCTGGTTCCAGAACCGGCGCATGAAGCACAAGCGGCAGACCCAGAGCAAGGAGAACCACAACGGGGAGGGGAAAGGGCCGGGAGCCGAGGATGGCATCCACAgcgacgaggaggacgaggccCCCCTGTACGAGCGGAGCGGGGCCCTGCTGGAGAGAGATACCTGCTCCTTTCAGAACAACTCCCTCGGCTCCGCGCAACAGCTCCACAATGGAGAGTCCATGGGCTTTGCTACTGCGTCGCTGAACAGCAATGACAAAAATCTGAAACATTTTCCCAACCCGTCACCCACTGTTCCGGGCTGTATGTCAACAATGGGCCCCGGCTCTGCATCTGGCCCGGACAATGGCGACAGTCCCCCGGCCCTGGATGTTTCTATACACGACTTTCAGCCTTTCTCCTCGGATTCCTGCCTGCAGCTCTCCGACGCGGCCTCGCCGAGCCTGTCAGAGTCTCTGGACAGCCCCGTGGACATTTCAACGGACAGCTTCTATTTTTTCTCGGAGTCCCTAACTACAATCGACCTGCAGCATCTAAACTATTAA